From Rudanella lutea DSM 19387, a single genomic window includes:
- a CDS encoding helix-turn-helix domain-containing protein produces MSQPSPNPFDALTQLPQLVATLAGLIDTYAGRLTEAEARRPMNRQEVLQYLRVSDRQLLEYRRRGLPCYGSGKSILFLKNEVDAWLAQRRVNRHTR; encoded by the coding sequence ATGAGCCAGCCATCTCCCAACCCCTTCGATGCCCTCACGCAGCTACCGCAGCTGGTAGCCACGCTGGCGGGCCTGATCGACACCTACGCCGGGCGGCTGACCGAGGCCGAGGCCCGCAGGCCGATGAACCGCCAGGAGGTTCTCCAGTACCTGCGCGTGTCTGACCGCCAGCTGCTCGAATACCGCCGTCGGGGTCTGCCCTGCTACGGCTCCGGTAAGAGCATTCTGTTTCTCAAAAATGAAGTCGATGCGTGGCTGGCCCAGCGCCGGGTCAATCGCCACACCCGATAA
- a CDS encoding LexA family transcriptional regulator, translating to MEIIEDQVEARERVRLLMSKNGFTNREFSKQLDIAEQSVSKMLNGTRTLTDGSLFKMAKVLKVPFELLKDGEGFDAETLTTSQLLKGEAKPLEVVNEDDVFYNWAGSEFRDLSDGRVLMTIPLVDEFAQAGYLAGWKDPEFIEELPKHSIVVAKRHTGKYRAFEVVGDSMDSDRRDAICAGDIVVGRSIDKTLWNTKFHLHRFKDYLIVHQDGVIIKRITAHNVEEGIITCASTNPDKEAYPDFEVRLSEVYEIYNIVSVERKWKA from the coding sequence ATGGAAATTATTGAAGATCAGGTGGAAGCAAGAGAAAGGGTAAGGCTATTAATGTCAAAAAATGGCTTTACGAACCGGGAGTTTTCAAAGCAGCTGGATATTGCTGAGCAAAGTGTGTCTAAAATGCTTAATGGGACCCGGACTCTCACGGATGGGTCGCTGTTTAAAATGGCAAAAGTACTTAAGGTGCCGTTTGAGCTGCTTAAAGACGGAGAAGGCTTTGACGCTGAGACCCTGACTACTTCACAACTTCTGAAAGGGGAGGCAAAGCCACTGGAAGTCGTCAATGAGGATGACGTGTTTTACAATTGGGCTGGAAGTGAATTCAGAGACCTGAGCGATGGCCGGGTGTTAATGACCATACCCCTCGTTGACGAGTTTGCCCAGGCTGGCTATCTGGCTGGTTGGAAAGACCCAGAATTTATTGAAGAATTGCCGAAACATTCAATTGTAGTTGCCAAACGCCATACTGGTAAATACCGGGCTTTTGAGGTGGTGGGCGACAGTATGGATAGCGACCGACGCGATGCGATTTGTGCTGGAGATATTGTGGTGGGGCGGAGTATAGACAAAACCCTTTGGAACACGAAGTTTCATTTGCACCGCTTCAAGGATTACCTGATCGTGCATCAAGACGGGGTAATCATTAAGCGTATCACGGCCCACAACGTAGAAGAGGGAATCATTACCTGTGCTTCAACCAACCCTGATAAAGAGGCCTACCCTGATTTTGAAGTTCGCTTGTCAGAGGTATATGAGATTTATAATATCGTATCTGTGGAGCGTAAATGGAAAGCGTAA
- the tcmP gene encoding three-Cys-motif partner protein TcmP gives MKNNDDFFKIQSASSRIKAKIVAEYFPQYCRILMKSPKEHRRIVYLDLFSGPGKYGDDNPSTPLLIAKACYEDVRLRDNVLLAFNDKTYAEELKKNFLAQFPEGSFRHKPRFASRTVGEDEAIQKYLSRKPEKINYSPTLLFFDPWGYKGIDTKTLATFLENWGNEIFLFVNIKRINAAIENDKFDELMESIFPTTIDYLRKDKKYKATVYDRLNLIMDNLADEFKRVTPNLYHCAFKFREEDSEATSHFIIHFCKHKRGYELVKQIFYDFDNIGACLEKDGVYTFDAKVQGSSASLSLFGDLNVLALSQQLERAYKGRTITARRLFDEHHPGKKFCASHYAKTLRKMEEEKKVTAIFTDGKQHKVSVLITDDCLLSFP, from the coding sequence ATGAAAAATAACGACGATTTCTTCAAAATCCAGAGTGCATCCTCAAGAATCAAAGCAAAAATTGTAGCAGAGTATTTTCCTCAGTACTGTCGTATTCTGATGAAGAGTCCCAAGGAACATCGACGAATTGTTTATTTGGACTTATTTTCAGGGCCGGGGAAATATGGAGACGATAATCCTTCTACTCCATTACTTATAGCTAAGGCTTGCTATGAAGATGTAAGGTTACGGGATAATGTGCTTTTGGCTTTCAATGATAAAACGTATGCAGAAGAGCTGAAAAAAAATTTTTTAGCACAATTTCCAGAGGGTTCGTTTAGGCATAAGCCACGCTTTGCTAGTCGAACCGTTGGGGAAGATGAAGCAATCCAAAAGTATTTATCTCGTAAGCCTGAAAAAATCAATTATTCACCAACGTTGCTCTTTTTTGATCCTTGGGGTTATAAAGGAATCGACACTAAAACACTTGCGACATTTCTTGAGAATTGGGGTAACGAGATATTTCTATTCGTTAATATTAAACGGATAAACGCTGCTATAGAAAACGATAAGTTTGACGAGTTGATGGAAAGTATTTTCCCGACGACAATTGACTACCTTCGAAAAGATAAAAAATACAAAGCGACTGTTTATGATCGGTTAAATCTGATCATGGATAACCTAGCTGATGAATTTAAACGTGTAACTCCCAATCTCTATCATTGTGCCTTTAAGTTTAGGGAGGAAGATAGCGAAGCCACAAGCCATTTTATCATTCACTTTTGTAAGCATAAGCGAGGCTATGAGCTAGTTAAGCAAATCTTTTACGATTTTGATAACATAGGTGCCTGTCTCGAAAAAGATGGGGTTTACACCTTTGACGCTAAAGTTCAAGGAAGCTCTGCTTCTCTATCCCTTTTTGGAGATTTAAATGTATTGGCATTATCACAACAACTAGAGAGGGCATACAAAGGGCGTACAATAACAGCTCGAAGATTATTTGATGAACACCATCCGGGTAAAAAATTTTGTGCCTCGCATTACGCAAAAACTCTAAGGAAAATGGAGGAAGAAAAGAAGGTAACAGCTATCTTTACTGATGGTAAACAACACAAAGTCAGCGTATTAATTACAGACGACTGCCTATTGTCTTTCCCATAA
- a CDS encoding DUF5131 family protein, whose translation MAQSSIEWTEMTWNPTTGCDKVSAGCKFCYAEVMTRRLKAMGQLKYSRGFKEVVTHESELETPFKWKSPKTVFVNSMSDLFHIDVPLTFIQRVFKTMNECPQHTFQVLTKRAEQLEEYSTLLSWTPNIWMGVSVEDERVIHRIDHLRNSGAEIKFLSLEPLIGPLPNLNLEGIDWVIVGGESGRKPRLMQTEWVEDIQQQCEVAGVAFFFKQWGGTNKKASGRLLNGRTYDEMPLQIA comes from the coding sequence ATGGCACAATCAAGTATAGAGTGGACTGAAATGACATGGAACCCGACGACGGGTTGCGATAAGGTTTCAGCAGGGTGTAAGTTCTGTTACGCTGAGGTAATGACTCGTCGGCTTAAAGCCATGGGGCAGCTTAAATACTCCCGTGGGTTTAAGGAGGTAGTTACACACGAAAGCGAGTTAGAAACTCCGTTCAAGTGGAAGTCTCCAAAGACGGTTTTCGTTAATTCGATGAGTGATCTGTTCCACATTGACGTTCCACTAACGTTCATCCAGCGGGTGTTTAAAACCATGAATGAGTGCCCCCAGCATACTTTTCAAGTATTAACAAAACGAGCCGAGCAACTTGAAGAATATTCTACACTGTTAAGTTGGACACCTAATATTTGGATGGGGGTTTCAGTAGAGGATGAGCGCGTTATTCACCGTATTGACCATCTACGAAATTCTGGTGCTGAGATTAAGTTCCTCTCCTTAGAGCCGTTAATTGGTCCATTACCAAACCTGAATTTAGAGGGTATTGATTGGGTAATTGTAGGAGGAGAGTCTGGACGTAAACCTCGACTTATGCAAACAGAATGGGTGGAAGACATTCAACAGCAGTGCGAAGTTGCAGGAGTAGCCTTTTTCTTTAAGCAGTGGGGAGGGACGAATAAAAAAGCCAGCGGACGTTTGTTGAATGGGCGGACATACGATGAGATGCCACTACAGATAGCCTGA
- a CDS encoding tyrosine-type recombinase/integrase, translating to MKKTTFDVELADAPGRDGLYRVRIRIYQPGEAMGRTTTAIALPKRDWNTKKKYGFWVRTSHPDHASLNSDIEVALKRVREQVESWQSENPAITPRQCTDRFRQLAKLPADQRAAGGAPLLDLMRQAVRSRGTQISPATRQNRLDHIRNFEGYLKTRPEGVQMPQAALTPELIRGFQRHMTASGNKPSSVNNALFAFRAAYHDLLGEQGVAKKARMTVSPFVHVDALTEEKRTIQRLREKDLDALRPDEWVLWEKGAARRGRYPVGPGLIPAVEGWARWCYLACYYQAGMRIGDLIRSRYEWYECDEGGLPVRLAYQMLKNGKWIRIPLSKTAQAHLAVIWRKGANPTEYLLPFLDPQAPYAKARTRQQIRALPEALADQLTNTVRTIASNLNQKLHDIGWKELGLPEDVRLKMHSARHSLADKVRRAMKVDKRIGPTDARDLLGHSTFKTTEGYFDDLDQESLDSAASAVYED from the coding sequence ATGAAGAAGACCACGTTCGATGTCGAGTTGGCCGACGCCCCTGGCCGTGACGGGCTGTACCGGGTACGAATTCGTATCTACCAGCCCGGCGAAGCGATGGGCCGTACAACCACGGCAATTGCGTTGCCTAAACGGGACTGGAATACGAAGAAGAAATACGGGTTCTGGGTACGTACGTCTCATCCTGATCATGCCAGTCTCAACAGCGACATTGAAGTGGCCCTCAAACGCGTGCGTGAGCAGGTCGAGAGCTGGCAGAGTGAAAACCCAGCCATTACGCCCCGGCAATGCACAGACCGGTTTCGGCAACTGGCGAAACTCCCCGCCGATCAACGGGCAGCCGGGGGCGCTCCCCTACTCGATCTGATGCGACAGGCTGTCCGTAGCCGAGGCACCCAGATTTCCCCCGCTACCCGGCAGAACCGGCTTGACCACATTCGCAACTTCGAAGGGTATCTGAAAACCCGGCCCGAGGGCGTGCAGATGCCCCAGGCGGCTTTGACCCCTGAACTTATACGAGGCTTTCAACGGCATATGACGGCGAGCGGCAACAAACCTTCGTCAGTCAATAATGCTCTGTTTGCCTTTCGGGCTGCCTATCACGATCTACTGGGAGAGCAGGGCGTTGCCAAAAAAGCCCGCATGACGGTCAGCCCCTTCGTCCACGTCGACGCTCTGACGGAGGAAAAACGCACGATCCAGCGACTTCGGGAGAAAGACCTCGACGCCCTGCGCCCCGACGAATGGGTACTCTGGGAGAAAGGAGCCGCCCGCCGGGGCCGTTATCCAGTCGGGCCGGGGCTGATTCCGGCCGTGGAGGGCTGGGCCCGTTGGTGCTATCTGGCCTGTTACTATCAAGCCGGCATGCGGATCGGCGACCTGATCCGGTCGCGGTACGAGTGGTACGAGTGCGACGAAGGCGGCCTCCCCGTTCGGCTGGCATACCAAATGCTTAAAAACGGGAAGTGGATTCGGATTCCGCTATCAAAAACCGCGCAGGCTCACCTGGCTGTTATCTGGCGCAAAGGAGCAAACCCTACCGAGTACCTGTTGCCCTTTCTCGACCCGCAAGCCCCCTACGCCAAGGCCCGCACCCGCCAGCAGATCCGGGCCCTGCCCGAAGCCTTGGCCGACCAGTTGACCAACACCGTCCGGACCATTGCCAGCAACCTCAACCAGAAGCTACACGACATCGGCTGGAAGGAGCTGGGCTTACCCGAAGACGTGCGGCTGAAGATGCACTCCGCCCGGCACTCACTGGCCGATAAGGTACGCCGGGCCATGAAAGTCGACAAACGCATCGGACCCACCGACGCCCGCGACCTGCTGGGCCACTCGACGTTTAAAACGACCGAGGGCTATTTCGACGATCTGGATCAGGAGAGTCTGGACAGCGCAGCGTCGGCCGTGTATGAAGATTGA
- a CDS encoding putative signal transducing protein, with protein MIENWEKVLNTPLPYRAELAKALLAEHDIEAVVVNKKSSSYPPFGSVDVYVPTEHAIIAKLLVSAEFNDSPPEDLE; from the coding sequence ATGATCGAAAACTGGGAAAAAGTCCTCAACACGCCCCTGCCCTACCGTGCAGAACTGGCCAAAGCCCTGCTGGCGGAGCACGACATTGAGGCCGTGGTAGTAAATAAAAAGAGTAGTAGTTACCCACCTTTCGGCAGTGTAGATGTGTATGTTCCGACAGAACACGCTATCATTGCCAAATTGTTAGTTTCTGCTGAATTTAACGATTCTCCGCCCGAAGATCTCGAATAA
- a CDS encoding CPBP family intramembrane glutamic endopeptidase, which translates to MLTDSTPTSHSADWSPGRRPERSALSSLLLLVGTILLGSTVGALLATGAAFLVGLLSGHTTTPDLTALLTSPTRYPGAWNTIMLIQAISHVFTFLVPALVYWTLFEHRRIADFQLRPLHAVGGLSLVAVLVIAFMPLNGLIIEWNQALQLPETLAPLERWMRAKEDELGELTKYLTRFDTPAQLIIALLVIAVLPAIGEEVLFRGVLQRRFIDWLGGNPHVGIWLAAAVFSAIHMQFYGFFPRLLLGALFGYLYVWSGNLWVPILAHFVNNGFTVVMVYLRQRQVVSLDIEDTQSVPVSAALFSLALCLGLMYYFRQSNQSEMLDSRR; encoded by the coding sequence ATGCTAACAGATTCTACCCCCACGTCGCATTCGGCCGATTGGTCGCCGGGTCGTCGTCCCGAACGGTCGGCTTTATCCAGCCTGTTGTTACTGGTTGGCACCATTCTGCTCGGTTCCACCGTAGGGGCCCTGCTGGCTACGGGTGCCGCTTTTCTGGTCGGTTTGCTATCGGGCCATACGACCACGCCCGACCTGACAGCCCTGCTCACCAGCCCGACTCGTTACCCCGGTGCCTGGAACACCATTATGCTGATTCAGGCCATCAGCCACGTATTTACGTTTCTGGTGCCCGCACTGGTGTACTGGACCCTGTTTGAACACCGGCGCATTGCCGACTTTCAGCTGCGTCCGCTTCACGCCGTGGGTGGGCTTAGCCTCGTAGCTGTTCTGGTGATTGCCTTTATGCCACTCAATGGCCTCATTATCGAATGGAACCAGGCCCTTCAACTACCCGAAACCCTGGCCCCTCTGGAACGCTGGATGCGCGCTAAAGAAGACGAACTGGGGGAACTGACCAAATACCTGACCCGGTTTGATACGCCCGCCCAACTGATTATTGCCCTGCTGGTGATTGCCGTGCTGCCTGCCATCGGCGAAGAGGTTTTGTTTCGGGGGGTGCTGCAACGGCGCTTTATCGACTGGCTGGGGGGCAATCCGCACGTGGGCATCTGGCTGGCGGCTGCTGTGTTCAGCGCCATTCACATGCAGTTTTATGGTTTCTTTCCGCGGTTGCTGCTGGGTGCATTGTTTGGGTATCTGTACGTTTGGTCGGGCAATCTATGGGTCCCTATTTTGGCCCATTTCGTCAATAATGGCTTTACGGTCGTGATGGTGTATCTGCGCCAGCGTCAGGTGGTTTCCCTCGATATTGAAGACACTCAGTCGGTTCCGGTATCAGCGGCCCTGTTTTCCCTGGCACTTTGTCTGGGATTAATGTATTATTTTCGTCAATCCAACCAGTCGGAGATGTTGGATAGTAGACGTTAG
- the dusB gene encoding tRNA dihydrouridine synthase DusB, protein MVKIANIELGEFPLLLAPMEDVSDPPFRAVCKANGADLMYTEFISSEGLIRDAAKSVQKLDIFEYERPVGIQLFGSDVETMGECARIATRVNPDLIDINYGCPVKNVACRGAGAALLQDIPKMVRMTEAVVKATHLPVTVKTRLGWDDSTKNIQEVAERLQDIGIKALTVHGRTRVQMYKGEADWTLIGKIKENPRIQIPIFGNGDIDSPEKALEYRNRYGVDGIMIGRASIGYPWIFNEIKHFLQTGEHLPAPTVADRVAVCRQHLDFSIRWKGEKVGIFEMRRHYTSYFKGLENFKPFRSRLVVAESHDELLSILSEVQEHYLGELVG, encoded by the coding sequence ATGGTAAAGATTGCAAATATAGAGCTGGGTGAGTTTCCGTTGCTGTTGGCCCCGATGGAGGACGTCAGCGATCCGCCGTTCCGGGCGGTTTGTAAGGCCAACGGTGCCGACCTGATGTACACCGAGTTTATTTCGTCGGAGGGGCTTATTCGCGATGCCGCCAAGAGTGTTCAGAAACTGGATATTTTTGAATACGAGCGCCCGGTGGGGATTCAGCTCTTTGGTTCTGACGTGGAAACCATGGGCGAGTGTGCCCGTATTGCCACCCGGGTCAATCCCGATCTGATCGATATTAATTACGGTTGTCCCGTGAAGAATGTAGCCTGCCGGGGTGCCGGGGCGGCTTTGTTGCAGGATATTCCGAAGATGGTGCGCATGACCGAAGCGGTGGTTAAAGCTACGCACTTGCCCGTTACGGTGAAAACCCGACTTGGTTGGGACGATTCGACCAAGAATATTCAGGAAGTGGCCGAACGTTTGCAGGATATTGGCATTAAAGCCCTCACTGTACACGGGCGTACCCGCGTGCAGATGTACAAGGGAGAAGCCGACTGGACACTCATCGGTAAAATCAAGGAAAATCCCCGGATTCAGATTCCGATCTTCGGCAATGGCGATATCGACAGCCCTGAGAAAGCCCTCGAATACCGGAACCGCTACGGCGTGGATGGGATCATGATTGGCCGGGCCAGCATCGGGTACCCGTGGATTTTCAACGAAATAAAGCATTTTCTCCAAACGGGTGAGCATCTGCCCGCGCCAACCGTGGCCGACCGGGTTGCCGTTTGCCGGCAGCATCTGGACTTCTCGATTCGCTGGAAAGGCGAAAAGGTGGGTATTTTCGAGATGCGTCGGCATTACACGAGTTACTTCAAAGGGTTGGAAAATTTCAAGCCATTCCGGTCGCGGTTGGTTGTGGCCGAATCGCACGATGAACTGCTCAGTATCCTCAGCGAGGTGCAGGAGCATTATCTGGGCGAGTTGGTAGGGTAA
- a CDS encoding DMT family transporter, with product MLAKPVSELTEKRPLIAWVYLCTMALVWGSSFILIKRSLDAFTPQQVAAGRIFLAFLFFVPFQAYQIRQPDVRTSVRRQGPYLLAVGLTGFLLPAYLFAIAGAHINSSLSGALNSLSPLFTLLIGALFFGNRVPMRQTVGILLGLAGSILLVFFSATGEFSVNAYALLVVGATVCYGINTNLIGRYIRHMPALVSTAWIFFFIGLIALGALLFTDVWARAGRPENSLALLALATLGVLGSGLMSILFNRVVQLASPLFAASVTYLIPIVALLWGILDGEQIYAVQYAGMAVCLLGIYLTNKS from the coding sequence ATGCTTGCAAAACCTGTATCCGAACTGACCGAAAAGCGCCCCCTCATAGCCTGGGTGTACCTGTGTACAATGGCCCTGGTTTGGGGGAGCTCGTTTATCCTTATCAAACGTAGCCTCGATGCCTTCACCCCGCAACAGGTAGCCGCCGGGCGTATTTTTCTGGCGTTCCTGTTCTTTGTGCCGTTTCAGGCGTACCAGATTCGGCAACCCGATGTGCGCACGTCAGTACGTCGGCAGGGACCATATCTGTTGGCCGTTGGGCTCACAGGGTTTTTGTTACCGGCCTATTTGTTCGCCATTGCCGGGGCGCATATCAACAGCTCATTGTCGGGGGCGCTGAACTCCCTCAGCCCGCTGTTTACACTGCTGATTGGCGCGTTGTTTTTCGGCAATCGGGTGCCGATGCGCCAAACGGTTGGTATTTTGCTCGGCCTGGCCGGGTCCATACTCCTCGTCTTTTTTAGCGCTACGGGCGAGTTTTCGGTCAATGCCTACGCCTTGCTGGTGGTCGGTGCCACGGTTTGCTACGGCATCAATACCAACCTCATTGGCCGGTATATCCGGCACATGCCTGCTTTAGTTTCAACGGCCTGGATTTTCTTTTTTATCGGGCTCATTGCCCTCGGTGCGCTTTTGTTTACCGACGTGTGGGCGCGGGCGGGCCGGCCCGAAAACAGCCTGGCCCTGCTGGCCTTAGCCACGTTGGGTGTGCTGGGTTCAGGGCTCATGTCGATTCTGTTCAACCGGGTGGTGCAACTGGCCTCGCCTTTATTTGCCGCGTCGGTTACATACCTGATTCCGATTGTAGCCTTGCTATGGGGAATTTTGGATGGCGAACAGATTTACGCCGTGCAATATGCAGGTATGGCCGTTTGCCTGCTTGGTATATATTTGACGAATAAATCCTGA
- a CDS encoding acetyl-CoA carboxylase biotin carboxyl carrier protein subunit gives MFTATVNDAAEAPFSIQFTANGPLVNDEPFAWDLARLNDNTFHILHQNRSYTAELIELDSEAKTVKLSLNGHLYTVQLKDRFDQLLEQMGMSGAASAKINDIKAPMPGLIVGVSVQPGDVVKKGDAVLILEAMKMENLIKSPGEGTIRAIRVAKGDRVEKNQVLIEF, from the coding sequence ATGTTTACAGCCACCGTCAACGACGCAGCCGAGGCTCCCTTCTCGATTCAATTTACGGCCAATGGCCCTCTGGTCAACGACGAACCCTTTGCCTGGGATCTGGCCCGGCTCAACGACAACACGTTTCATATTCTGCACCAGAACCGGTCGTACACCGCCGAACTGATTGAGCTGGATAGCGAAGCCAAAACGGTCAAATTGAGCCTCAATGGGCACCTGTACACCGTGCAGCTCAAAGACCGGTTCGATCAGTTGCTCGAACAGATGGGTATGAGCGGGGCGGCCTCAGCCAAAATCAACGATATTAAAGCGCCTATGCCGGGCCTCATTGTGGGCGTGAGTGTGCAACCGGGCGATGTAGTAAAAAAGGGCGATGCCGTTTTGATTCTGGAGGCCATGAAAATGGAGAACCTGATTAAGTCTCCGGGCGAAGGAACCATCCGGGCTATTCGGGTCGCGAAAGGCGATCGGGTCGAAAAGAATCAAGTGCTAATTGAATTTTAA
- the pyrH gene encoding UMP kinase, whose product MSSQLKYKRILLKLSGEALAGPNGYNIDPAVLEQYSQEILSVVEMGVEVAIVIGGGNIFRGVSGQRSGIDRVQGDYMGMLATVINAMAIQSSLEKHGMYTRVMSAIKMEQVCEPYVRRRAIRHLEKKRVVIFGAGTGNPYFTTDSTAALRGNEIEADVLLKGTKVDGVYTADPVKDPTATRYNHISFRDVYEKELNVMDLTAFTLCRENNLPIIVFDMNKPGNLNRLVSGEDVGTLISND is encoded by the coding sequence ATGTCTTCTCAACTCAAGTACAAACGAATTCTGCTTAAGCTAAGCGGAGAGGCACTTGCTGGCCCCAATGGTTACAATATCGATCCGGCTGTTCTCGAACAGTACAGTCAGGAAATCCTCTCGGTCGTCGAAATGGGTGTCGAGGTTGCCATCGTGATCGGCGGGGGCAATATTTTCCGGGGGGTGTCGGGCCAACGGTCTGGTATCGACCGAGTGCAGGGCGATTACATGGGCATGCTCGCCACGGTAATCAACGCGATGGCCATTCAGAGTTCGCTCGAAAAGCACGGCATGTACACCCGCGTGATGTCGGCGATTAAGATGGAACAGGTGTGCGAACCCTACGTTCGTCGCCGGGCGATCCGCCACCTCGAAAAGAAACGCGTCGTGATTTTTGGGGCCGGAACGGGTAACCCTTACTTCACCACCGACTCAACGGCCGCTTTGCGGGGCAATGAGATCGAAGCCGACGTGCTGCTCAAAGGCACCAAAGTAGATGGCGTGTACACGGCTGACCCCGTGAAAGACCCCACTGCCACCCGATACAACCACATCAGTTTCCGCGATGTGTACGAGAAAGAGCTCAACGTCATGGACCTCACGGCGTTTACGTTGTGCCGGGAAAACAACCTGCCCATTATCGTTTTTGATATGAATAAGCCGGGCAACCTCAACCGATTGGTGTCGGGTGAAGACGTAGGAACGCTTATTTCGAATGACTAG
- the frr gene encoding ribosome recycling factor — protein sequence MEEIELFLEDAKDTMEKALKHLSIELTKIRAGKASPTMLDGIQVEYYGVMSPIGNVASITTPDARSIVIKPFEKKMIGEVEKAIRNSNIGLAPSNDGELIRLSIPPLTEERRRDLVKKVKQEIEVAKVNVRNIRKDTNDSIRKLTKEGVSEDAVKQGEERVQKLTDAFIARVDDVFVAKEKDILSV from the coding sequence ATGGAAGAGATTGAACTATTCTTAGAAGATGCCAAAGACACAATGGAGAAGGCGTTGAAGCACCTTTCCATTGAATTGACAAAAATCCGGGCCGGCAAAGCGAGTCCAACCATGCTCGACGGCATTCAGGTGGAATACTACGGTGTTATGTCGCCTATTGGCAACGTGGCTTCGATTACTACACCCGATGCGCGCTCGATCGTGATTAAGCCGTTCGAGAAAAAAATGATCGGTGAGGTAGAGAAGGCCATTCGCAACTCAAACATCGGTCTGGCTCCCTCCAACGATGGTGAACTGATCCGGCTGAGTATTCCACCCCTGACGGAAGAACGTCGGCGTGACCTGGTAAAAAAAGTGAAGCAGGAGATTGAGGTGGCCAAGGTAAACGTGCGGAACATCCGTAAAGACACCAACGACTCGATCCGAAAGCTGACGAAAGAAGGCGTATCGGAGGATGCCGTGAAACAGGGCGAAGAGAGGGTTCAGAAACTGACCGACGCCTTTATAGCCCGCGTGGATGATGTGTTTGTGGCTAAAGAGAAAGATATTCTTTCGGTATAG